The Leptospira yasudae genome contains a region encoding:
- a CDS encoding AbrB/MazE/SpoVT family DNA-binding domain-containing protein — translation MVKKLIQHGNSSALIIEKPILELLHITSDTSLDISTDGKSLIITPIDRKLETSLGKINKKHGKTLKRLAE, via the coding sequence ATGGTCAAAAAGCTAATTCAACACGGTAACAGTTCTGCATTAATTATAGAAAAACCAATTCTTGAGCTTTTACATATTACTTCCGATACTTCTTTGGATATTAGCACGGATGGTAAAAGTTTAATTATTACACCTATCGATAGAAAATTAGAAACAAGTCTTGGAAAAATAAATAAGAAACACGGCAAGACACTTAAACGACTTGCTGAATGA
- a CDS encoding toxin-antitoxin system HicB family antitoxin, translating into MKTKASVLTIRIPSELKHKIEKVAEEQGVSINQLALYAFTKEIQDLETSQYFEKYYKGKTKKQIFADFRNVLSEINSDGKVPAWDKL; encoded by the coding sequence ATGAAAACAAAAGCTAGCGTATTAACTATTAGAATTCCTTCTGAATTGAAGCATAAAATTGAAAAAGTGGCTGAAGAGCAGGGCGTTTCAATAAATCAGTTAGCGTTATATGCATTTACTAAAGAAATTCAAGATCTTGAAACTTCTCAATATTTTGAAAAATATTACAAAGGTAAAACTAAGAAACAAATTTTTGCGGATTTTAGAAATGTTCTTTCTGAGATCAATAGTGATGGCAAAGTTCCTGCTTGGGATAAGTTATAA
- a CDS encoding putative toxin-antitoxin system toxin component, PIN family yields the protein MKVVLDTNVLYQALRAEKGASRAILELVFAQKIKLGLSIPVFKEYEEVLNRRTSKVDLGITDKQIKKILGFIAYVSYPQTIYFAFRPNLRDEDDNHFVELTIACNADYLITSNVKDYLIDNDLKFQDLKVITPSNFMNYWRENYENKS from the coding sequence TCTTAGATACTAACGTCCTTTATCAAGCGTTAAGAGCAGAAAAAGGTGCTTCGCGAGCAATTTTGGAATTAGTTTTTGCTCAGAAGATTAAGTTAGGATTATCGATACCGGTATTTAAAGAATATGAAGAAGTATTAAATAGGCGAACTTCGAAAGTAGATTTAGGCATTACTGATAAACAAATAAAAAAGATATTGGGATTTATTGCTTATGTAAGTTATCCGCAAACGATTTATTTTGCCTTTCGTCCAAATTTACGTGATGAAGATGATAACCATTTTGTCGAACTTACGATAGCCTGTAACGCGGATTATTTAATTACTAGTAACGTAAAAGATTATTTAATAGATAACGATTTAAAATTTCAGGATTTGAAAGTTATAACACCGTCGAATTTTATGAACTATTGGAGGGAGAATTATGAAAACAAAAGCTAG
- a CDS encoding type II toxin-antitoxin system death-on-curing family toxin, producing MNLSSIRYLSYEEILYIHKNQIEEYGGSYGIRDKNLLESAISQPLSGFDNQEFHIGLIQKAAAYLFYLCKNHAFIDGNKRVALASALIFLDLNGVEIEDQEDSLYELTIGVADGTVSLESIVKILEKLKL from the coding sequence ATGAATTTGAGTTCGATTAGATATTTATCTTACGAAGAAATTCTTTATATTCATAAGAACCAAATAGAAGAATACGGTGGCTCTTACGGGATAAGAGATAAAAATCTTCTTGAATCGGCAATTTCTCAGCCCCTTTCCGGATTTGATAATCAAGAGTTTCATATTGGTTTAATACAAAAGGCGGCTGCATATTTATTTTACCTTTGTAAAAATCACGCTTTTATCGATGGCAATAAACGTGTAGCCCTTGCATCAGCTCTGATTTTTCTAGATTTAAATGGCGTTGAAATAGAAGATCAAGAAGATTCGTTGTACGAACTCACGATCGGAGTTGCTGACGGAACTGTTTCATTAGAAAGCATTGTAAAGATTTTAGAAAAACTAAAACTTTAA